One Pseudomonas fluorescens genomic region harbors:
- a CDS encoding MFS transporter, with the protein MPLSLLILALSAFAIGTTEFVIMGLLPDVATDLGVSIPGAGWLVTGYALGVAIGAPFMAMATAKLPRKAALVALMGIFIIGNLLCAMASDYNVLMFARVITALCHGAFFGIGSVVAANLVPANKRASAVALMFTGLTLANVLGVPLGTALGQQYGWRSTFWAVTVIGVIALIGLIRFLPAKRDEEKLDMRAELAALKGAGIWLSLSMTALFSASVFTLFTYVAPLLGEVTGVSPRGVTWTLMLIGLGLTVGNIIGGKLADKGMAATLIGVFIAMAVVSTVLTWTSVALIPTEITLFLWATACFAAVPALQVNVVTFGKAAPNLVSTLNIGAFNVGNALGAWVGGSVIAHGYGLTSVPLAAAALAVLALLVTLITFRQNGNAELAPASN; encoded by the coding sequence ATGCCCCTCTCGCTTCTCATACTGGCCCTGAGCGCCTTCGCCATCGGCACCACCGAATTCGTCATCATGGGCCTGTTGCCCGACGTGGCGACCGACCTCGGTGTGTCGATCCCGGGCGCCGGCTGGCTGGTCACCGGTTACGCCTTGGGCGTGGCGATCGGTGCGCCGTTCATGGCCATGGCCACCGCCAAACTGCCGCGCAAGGCAGCTTTGGTCGCGTTGATGGGCATTTTCATTATCGGCAACCTGCTGTGTGCAATGGCCAGTGATTACAACGTGCTGATGTTTGCCCGAGTCATCACTGCGCTTTGCCACGGCGCGTTCTTCGGCATCGGTTCGGTGGTGGCGGCCAATCTGGTGCCGGCCAACAAACGCGCCTCGGCCGTAGCGTTGATGTTTACCGGCCTGACCCTGGCCAACGTCCTCGGTGTGCCGCTGGGCACTGCATTGGGTCAACAATACGGCTGGCGCTCGACCTTCTGGGCCGTGACCGTTATCGGCGTGATCGCGCTGATCGGTCTGATTCGCTTCCTGCCGGCCAAGCGTGACGAAGAAAAACTCGACATGCGCGCCGAACTCGCCGCCCTCAAAGGCGCCGGCATCTGGCTGTCGCTGAGCATGACCGCGCTGTTCTCCGCCTCGGTCTTCACCCTGTTCACCTACGTCGCTCCACTGCTCGGCGAAGTCACCGGCGTATCTCCGCGTGGCGTGACCTGGACGCTGATGCTGATCGGCCTGGGCCTGACCGTCGGCAACATCATCGGCGGCAAACTGGCCGACAAAGGCATGGCCGCTACGTTGATCGGCGTGTTCATCGCCATGGCCGTAGTGTCCACGGTGCTGACCTGGACCAGCGTCGCGCTGATCCCGACCGAAATCACCCTGTTCCTTTGGGCTACCGCGTGTTTCGCCGCTGTGCCGGCGCTGCAAGTCAACGTGGTGACCTTCGGCAAAGCTGCGCCGAATCTGGTTTCGACTCTGAACATTGGCGCATTCAACGTCGGCAACGCCCTCGGCGCCTGGGTCGGTGGCAGCGTCATCGCCCACGGTTACGGCCTGACCAGCGTTCCGCTGGCGGCGGCTGCACTCGCGGTGCTGGCCCTGCTGGTGACCCTGATTACTTTCCGCCAGAACGGCAATGCCGAACTGGCTCCTGCTTCCAACTGA
- a CDS encoding alkene reductase: MATIFDPIKLGDIELNNRIIMAPLTRCRADEGRVPNALMAEYYVQRASAGLILSEATSVTPMGVGYPDTPGIWSNDQVRGWANVTKAIHGAGGKIFLQLWHVGRISHPSYLNGETPVAPSALQPKGHVSLVRPLADYPTPRALETAEIADIVDAYRTGAENAKAAGFDGVEIHGANGYLLDQFLQSSTNQRTDNYGGSLENRARLLLEVTDAAIEVWGAGRVGVHLAPRADSHDMGDDNLAETFTYVARELGKRGIAFICSREKEGADSLGPQLKEAFGGPYIANEKFTKQSANEWLAAGKADAVAFGVPFIANPDLPARLQADAPLNEPHPETFYGKGPVGYIDYPTL; this comes from the coding sequence ATGGCGACTATTTTCGACCCGATCAAACTCGGCGACATCGAGCTGAACAACCGCATCATCATGGCCCCGCTGACCCGCTGCCGCGCCGACGAAGGCCGCGTGCCGAATGCGCTGATGGCCGAATACTACGTACAACGCGCCTCGGCCGGCCTGATCCTCAGCGAAGCCACTTCGGTAACGCCAATGGGCGTCGGCTACCCGGATACCCCGGGCATCTGGTCCAACGATCAAGTGCGTGGCTGGGCCAACGTCACCAAGGCGATTCACGGTGCCGGCGGCAAGATTTTCCTGCAGCTGTGGCACGTTGGCCGTATCTCCCATCCTTCGTACCTGAACGGTGAAACACCGGTTGCGCCGAGCGCTCTGCAACCCAAAGGTCACGTCAGCCTGGTTCGCCCGCTGGCCGACTATCCAACCCCGCGCGCTCTGGAAACCGCTGAAATCGCCGACATCGTCGATGCCTACCGCACCGGTGCCGAGAACGCCAAGGCTGCCGGTTTCGACGGCGTGGAAATCCACGGCGCCAACGGCTACCTGCTCGACCAGTTCCTGCAAAGCAGCACCAACCAGCGCACCGACAACTACGGTGGCTCGCTGGAAAACCGCGCGCGCCTGCTGCTGGAAGTGACCGATGCTGCAATCGAAGTCTGGGGCGCCGGCCGCGTCGGTGTGCACTTGGCACCGCGTGCAGATTCCCATGACATGGGCGATGACAATCTGGCTGAGACCTTCACTTACGTCGCCCGCGAACTGGGCAAGCGTGGCATCGCGTTCATTTGTTCGCGCGAAAAAGAAGGCGCCGACAGCCTCGGCCCGCAACTGAAAGAAGCGTTCGGCGGCCCGTACATCGCCAACGAGAAATTCACCAAGCAAAGCGCCAACGAGTGGCTGGCCGCTGGCAAGGCAGACGCCGTCGCCTTCGGCGTGCCGTTCATTGCCAACCCGGATCTGCCGGCACGTCTGCAGGCCGATGCGCCGCTGAACGAGCCGCATCCGGAAACTTTCTACGGCAAAGGCCCGGTGGGTTATATCGACTATCCGACGCTGTAA